The following are encoded in a window of Rosa chinensis cultivar Old Blush chromosome 4, RchiOBHm-V2, whole genome shotgun sequence genomic DNA:
- the LOC112196025 gene encoding peptidyl-prolyl cis-trans isomerase CYP21-1, producing MGNAFLLQDGDYAESLKEFSANNIRDTFRVILEMGVVLMFGGQMNIVKVGRMVDWVRGAWQPSEDQFLSVTPEEEKVEEVPEITHRVYLDIVIEEQRLGRIVIGLYSQVVPKTVENFRALCTGEKGKGVNGKLLHYKGTPFHRIVSGFMIQGGDIIHGDGKGYELIYGGTFADENFKVKHSHAGTISMVNTGPDSNGSQFFITTIKAS from the exons ATGGGTAATGCTTTTCTTCTTCAGGATGGTGACTACGCTGAGAGCTTGAAGGAGTTCAGTGCCAATAACATTAGGGACACCTTCAGAGTTATACTTGAGATGGGTGTGGTTCTTATGTTCGGAGGACAAATGAATATTGTCAAG GTGGGAAGAATGGTGGATTGGGTCAGAGGGGCATGGCAGCCCTCTGAAGATCAGTTCTTGTCTGTCACACCA GAGGAAGAGAAAGTAGAAGAAGTACCTGAAATAACCCATAGAGTGTACCTGGATATTGTTATTGAGGAACAGCGCTTAG gtagaattgtgattggattatACAGTCAGGTTGTACCAAAAACTGTTG AAAATTTCAGGGCATTGTGCACAG GAGAAAAAGGTAAAGGTGTTAATGGAAAATTACTCCACTATAAGGGAACGCCATTTCATCGTATCGTATCTGGGTTCATGATTCAAGGTGGAGATATCATTCATGGtgatgggaagggatatgaaTTGATATATGGTGGCACTTTTGCTGATGAGAATTTCAAAGTGAAACATTCACACGCAG GTACTATTTCTATGGTGAATACAGGACCTGATTCCAATGGCTCACAATTCTTTATCACCACAATCAAGGCTAGTTAG